The genome window GGCCAGCTTTCATTCGGTCAGGGCAGCGTTCATTTCATCAACCAGTTTATCCGGATCCAGGCCATGAGCCAGGGCTCCTTCTTCAATAGTTTCAAACATGGACGCCGAACAACCCAGACATCCCATGCCCTTTCCGGCAAAAACTTCAGCCGCTTTGGGATATTTTGTTAACAGATCACGAATGGGAGTTGATTTACCAATCATTTTCTTTTCCTCCAGTTTTATGTTTAGTAAGTTAATCCAGTTTGTAGCATAATCATGACCGTCTGTCAATCTTTGCCAGCAACTTTAATCCATCAAAAGCATGAGGTAAAACCTTAATTTCCCGATTAAGTAAAGTAGACGGTTCATGGTTGATAAAATCATTAATTGATACATTCAGGTAATTACGTGAATGACCGGAAAGTGATGTCGACGCCTCCTTAGATTTATGTACTCGTTCCATGATAACTCTAAGAGGTTGGTTTATATATTCATTGTATGATA of Pseudomonadota bacterium contains these proteins:
- a CDS encoding DUF1858 domain-containing protein, with the protein product MIGKSTPIRDLLTKYPKAAEVFAGKGMGCLGCSASMFETIEEGALAHGLDPDKLVDEMNAALTE